The Collibacillus ludicampi region TTTGATCCCTTCCTGTTCCAAACGGTGGCGGAATAGCGCTTCCGCCATCGCACTGCGACAAGTGTTACCCGTACAGACAAAAAGAACGCGATACAAGATCATCCCCCATTTCCGCCTTCTCCTTGCTTAGTGTAAGTATATCCCGCGATCATTTCATGATGCAATGAGGAGATGAGTGATTGACTTGAAGATGGTTGGTTGGGCGGGCATATGGCAACCTGGGGCAGTTTTCATCCATCGGTGAACCCCTGAAGCATAAAGCTACTTATAAAAGAAATTTGAGGCCGAGCGTAAACAAAATGGCCCCGCCCACAATCTCACCGTATTCACCGAACAGGCGGCTGACTCGGCTGCCGATGGACAGTCCCAGGGCGGCCATACAGGCTCCCACGATCCCAAATAACGAGACGACGAGTCCTACCGGTGCCTCAAACAGCCCCAATGAAAAACCGACAGACAAAGCGTCCATGCTGACACTCATGGAAAATAGCAATAACCCGATACCGGCGGTCCGGTCGAGCGATACGGTTTCTTGATTCTGTTTCACCGATTGCCAGACCATATGGATCCCCAGACCGATGAGCATCAAGGCCCCCAATATTTTGGCGATTTCTCCTACCACACGGCTAAGATAGATCCCTACAAACATGCCCACTAGCGGCATGAGGACGTGAAACC contains the following coding sequences:
- a CDS encoding manganese efflux pump MntP, which codes for MVEQLTGEMLTLMLIAIALGTDAFSLCLGLGMQGLTKKEIGRISVTIGGFHVLMPLVGMFVGIYLSRVVGEIAKILGALMLIGLGIHMVWQSVKQNQETVSLDRTAGIGLLLFSMSVSMDALSVGFSLGLFEAPVGLVVSLFGIVGACMAALGLSIGSRVSRLFGEYGEIVGGAILFTLGLKFLL